From the genome of Thermoanaerobaculia bacterium, one region includes:
- a CDS encoding DUF6526 family protein: protein MERARPQTYASHRRFDPLYHFFAAPVLALVYPLWAIVHLWRHPTPQSVVWLLFAFAVAVLAWRARSFPLAVQDRLIALEERLRIERLPSPEARAAAGALTDDQLIGLRFASDEELAELAAAAVAEKLDRKAIKKRVRTWRPDHRRA, encoded by the coding sequence ATGGAAAGAGCCCGTCCGCAGACCTACGCCTCGCACCGCCGATTCGACCCGCTGTACCACTTCTTCGCCGCCCCCGTCCTGGCCCTGGTGTACCCGCTCTGGGCGATCGTCCATCTCTGGCGACACCCCACGCCCCAGTCGGTCGTCTGGCTGCTCTTCGCGTTCGCCGTGGCCGTGCTCGCCTGGCGCGCCCGGAGCTTCCCCCTGGCGGTCCAGGACCGCCTGATCGCCCTCGAGGAGCGGCTCCGCATCGAACGGCTGCCTTCGCCCGAGGCGCGCGCGGCGGCCGGGGCCCTGACCGACGACCAGCTGATCGGCCTGCGTTTCGCCTCCGACGAGGAGCTCGCCGAGCTCGCGGCCGCCGCCGTGGCGGAGAAGCTCGACCGGAAAGCGATCAAGAAGCGGGTCAGGACCTGGCGACCCGACCACCGGCGCGCGTAG
- a CDS encoding alcohol dehydrogenase catalytic domain-containing protein, which translates to MTLPETMKAVVKTRAAAGPDATAVLDVPVPEPGPGEALLKVLATAVCGTDRHIYDWDPSIQHRVRPPRITGHEFCGEIVAFGPEGERPSLSIGTYASAEMHVTCGHCRPCRKGERHVCENTRILGLDGDGCFAEYVKVPSDNVVPLDRAIVPPKVGAFLDALGNAVHTTQVVDLSGKSVAILGFGPIGAFCAEIARVSGASAIAITDVNEHAIAEANRWKQTRAARNVKALNLRDVPDPVAALREALGGGADVVLELSGAEPSINLGLEAIYPGGWMSLLGLPKGNAVTLHHYSRDLIYKGVTMKAIIGRQVFATWVKMLDLLKAGLKVDDFVSHEFEGLDRFHEAQALLADRKAMKVVFYPHGLP; encoded by the coding sequence TTGACCCTCCCCGAGACGATGAAGGCGGTCGTCAAGACCAGGGCGGCCGCCGGTCCGGATGCGACGGCCGTGCTCGACGTGCCGGTGCCCGAGCCCGGACCGGGCGAGGCGCTGCTCAAGGTCCTGGCCACGGCGGTCTGCGGGACCGACCGCCACATCTACGACTGGGACCCGTCCATCCAGCACCGTGTCCGTCCGCCGCGGATCACGGGGCACGAGTTCTGCGGCGAGATCGTCGCCTTCGGCCCCGAGGGAGAGAGGCCGTCGCTCTCGATCGGGACCTACGCCTCGGCCGAGATGCACGTCACCTGCGGCCATTGCCGCCCGTGCCGCAAAGGGGAGAGACACGTCTGCGAGAACACGCGGATACTGGGTCTCGACGGCGACGGCTGCTTCGCGGAGTACGTGAAGGTCCCGTCCGACAACGTCGTCCCGCTCGACCGGGCGATCGTTCCCCCGAAGGTCGGCGCGTTCCTCGACGCGCTCGGCAACGCCGTGCACACGACCCAGGTGGTCGACCTGTCCGGCAAGTCGGTGGCGATCCTCGGTTTCGGGCCGATCGGCGCGTTCTGCGCCGAGATCGCCCGCGTCTCCGGCGCCTCCGCGATCGCGATCACCGACGTCAACGAGCACGCGATCGCGGAGGCGAACCGCTGGAAGCAGACCCGCGCGGCGCGGAACGTGAAGGCGCTGAACCTCCGGGACGTGCCGGATCCGGTTGCGGCGCTCCGGGAAGCGCTCGGCGGCGGCGCCGACGTCGTGCTGGAGCTCTCGGGCGCCGAGCCGTCGATCAACCTCGGCCTCGAGGCGATCTACCCGGGCGGGTGGATGTCGCTCCTCGGGCTGCCGAAGGGGAACGCGGTCACGCTCCACCACTATTCGCGGGACCTGATCTACAAGGGCGTGACGATGAAGGCGATCATCGGCCGCCAGGTGTTCGCGACGTGGGTCAAGATGCTCGACCTCCTGAAGGCGGGATTGAAGGTCGACGACTTCGTTTCGCACGAGTTCGAGGGGCTCGACCGGTTCCACGAGGCGCAGGCGCTGCTCGCGGACCGGAAGGCGATGAAGGTCGTGTTCTACCCCCACGGCCTTCCGTGA
- a CDS encoding NAD(P)H-quinone oxidoreductase, with protein sequence MKRLRATPSGEGYAARLEEAPVPSPGPDEVLVRVAASGVNRADLSQIAGKYPAPPGEPEGLGLEIAGTIDATNERVCALLAGGGHAEYAAVPRGQMFAAPRSLGTTAAAGIPEAFLTAYLNLALEGGLESGGRALVHAGASGVGLAAIQTAKLLGASVAATTRTAAKIAALETAGADLAIDTRREHFADAVERVWGQDAVDVVLDPVGADTFAGDLRVLAPGGRVVFLATMSGAKTELDIGRLMAKRARVIGSTLRSRSRAEKAPIVARFVDTILPGFDAGRLSVAVDSVFPPDRAAEAFERMRKNENAGKIVIDWSLLPHAG encoded by the coding sequence GTGAAGCGCCTCCGCGCCACGCCGTCCGGCGAGGGATATGCCGCGCGCCTCGAGGAGGCCCCGGTGCCGTCGCCCGGTCCGGACGAGGTCCTCGTCCGCGTCGCGGCCTCGGGAGTCAACCGCGCGGATCTGTCGCAGATCGCCGGGAAATACCCCGCCCCGCCGGGCGAACCGGAGGGGCTCGGCCTCGAGATCGCCGGAACGATCGACGCCACGAATGAACGGGTTTGCGCGCTGCTGGCGGGCGGAGGACACGCCGAGTACGCCGCGGTTCCTCGCGGACAGATGTTCGCCGCCCCCCGGTCGCTCGGCACGACGGCCGCCGCGGGCATCCCGGAGGCGTTCCTCACCGCCTACCTGAACCTCGCCCTCGAAGGCGGACTCGAATCGGGCGGCCGAGCCCTCGTGCACGCCGGAGCGTCCGGCGTCGGACTCGCCGCGATCCAGACGGCAAAGCTCCTCGGCGCCTCGGTCGCCGCGACGACGCGCACGGCGGCCAAGATCGCCGCACTCGAGACGGCGGGCGCGGACCTCGCGATCGACACGCGGCGCGAACACTTCGCCGACGCGGTCGAGCGCGTCTGGGGACAGGACGCGGTCGACGTCGTTCTCGACCCGGTCGGCGCCGACACGTTCGCCGGCGACCTGCGCGTGCTCGCCCCGGGCGGACGCGTCGTCTTTCTCGCGACGATGTCGGGGGCGAAGACGGAGCTCGACATCGGCCGTCTCATGGCCAAGCGCGCGCGGGTGATCGGGTCGACGCTCCGGTCGCGCTCCCGGGCGGAGAAGGCGCCGATCGTCGCGCGGTTCGTCGACACGATCCTTCCCGGTTTCGACGCGGGGCGGCTCTCCGTCGCGGTCGATTCCGTGTTCCCGCCCGACCGCGCCGCCGAGGCTTTCGAGCGGATGAGGAAGAACGAGAACGCCGGAAAGATCGTGATCGACTGGAGCCTTCTCCCGCACGCGGGATAG
- a CDS encoding nuclear transport factor 2 family protein, whose translation MSARDLPRSASEDASGVIAANGEFYAALDSRDGARMEALWSHAEDVACIHPGWHRLDGWEDVSQSWRAIFANSRPWKVRAEEEHVFVSGEIAVVLCVEVLEASGASGEPARMQATNVFRLEEGAWRIVHHHASPMPEAGEEEEEPVN comes from the coding sequence ATGTCCGCCCGTGACCTCCCCCGCTCGGCAAGCGAAGACGCCTCCGGCGTGATCGCGGCCAACGGAGAGTTCTACGCCGCGCTCGACTCGCGGGACGGCGCGCGGATGGAGGCTCTCTGGTCGCATGCCGAAGACGTCGCCTGCATCCATCCCGGCTGGCACCGGCTCGACGGCTGGGAGGATGTGTCCCAGTCGTGGCGCGCGATCTTCGCGAACTCGCGCCCCTGGAAGGTCCGTGCCGAAGAGGAGCATGTCTTCGTTTCCGGAGAGATCGCGGTCGTGCTCTGCGTCGAGGTCCTCGAGGCCTCCGGCGCCTCCGGCGAGCCCGCGCGGATGCAGGCGACCAACGTCTTCCGTCTCGAGGAGGGCGCGTGGCGAATCGTCCACCATCACGCCTCGCCGATGCCGGAAGCCGGAGAAGAGGAAGAAGAGCCGGTCAACTGA
- a CDS encoding glycine C-acetyltransferase, which produces MNFFEHLQSELDKLKEAKTLKVERVLESPQDAHVRVDGKDVLMLTSNNYLGFANHPRIREAQKKAIDRWGAGLGSVRFICGTESIHHELEQTISEFFETEATILYMSCWNANEGLFPAVLEEPDGLYSDELNHASIIDGIRLCKAKRYRVPHSDYDAYEKMLEEDTTSRYRMMITDGVFSMEGELADLPALLSISEEHGAVLAVDDSHATGVLGKTGRGTAEEEGIHGKIPITTGTLGKAMGSAAGGFVTGPRALVEILRQRSRPSLFSNSLPPAVVGGSLEAFRMLMEDPAPVEKLRANALHFRNEIKNAGFTIPDGPHPIVPVIVGDTAKALAMSAALFDEGVYVSGFGFPVVPQGHARLRCQISAAHSTEDLDFAVDAFRKVGKKFGVV; this is translated from the coding sequence ATGAATTTCTTCGAACATCTCCAATCCGAGCTCGACAAGCTGAAAGAGGCGAAGACTCTGAAAGTCGAGCGCGTGCTCGAATCGCCGCAGGATGCGCACGTGCGGGTGGACGGCAAGGACGTCCTGATGCTCACCTCGAACAACTACCTGGGCTTTGCGAACCATCCGAGGATCCGCGAGGCCCAGAAGAAAGCGATCGACCGCTGGGGAGCGGGTCTCGGCTCCGTTCGCTTCATCTGCGGGACCGAATCGATCCATCACGAGTTGGAGCAGACGATCTCTGAATTCTTCGAGACGGAAGCGACCATCCTGTACATGTCGTGCTGGAACGCGAACGAAGGGCTCTTCCCGGCCGTCCTCGAGGAGCCGGACGGACTCTATTCGGATGAGCTCAACCACGCGTCGATCATCGACGGGATTCGGCTGTGCAAGGCGAAGCGGTACAGGGTCCCGCATTCCGACTACGACGCGTACGAGAAGATGCTCGAGGAGGACACGACCTCCCGCTACAGGATGATGATCACCGACGGGGTCTTCTCCATGGAGGGGGAGCTCGCCGATCTCCCCGCGCTCCTGTCGATATCGGAGGAGCACGGCGCGGTGCTCGCGGTCGACGACTCGCACGCGACGGGCGTCCTCGGGAAGACCGGACGCGGCACGGCCGAGGAGGAGGGGATCCACGGCAAGATCCCGATCACGACGGGCACGCTCGGCAAGGCGATGGGATCGGCCGCCGGCGGGTTCGTCACGGGACCCCGGGCGCTCGTCGAGATCCTCCGCCAGCGCTCGCGCCCGTCCCTCTTCTCCAACTCGCTCCCTCCCGCGGTCGTCGGCGGGTCGCTGGAGGCGTTCCGGATGCTGATGGAGGACCCGGCTCCCGTCGAGAAGCTCCGCGCCAACGCGCTCCACTTCCGCAACGAGATCAAGAACGCCGGATTCACGATCCCGGACGGGCCGCACCCGATCGTCCCGGTGATCGTCGGCGACACGGCGAAGGCGCTCGCGATGTCGGCGGCGCTCTTCGACGAAGGCGTGTACGTCTCCGGCTTCGGCTTCCCGGTGGTCCCCCAGGGGCACGCGCGTTTGCGCTGCCAGATCTCGGCGGCCCATTCGACGGAGGACCTCGATTTCGCCGTCGACGCGTTCCGGAAGGTCGGCAAGAAGTTCGGGGTCGTCTAG
- a CDS encoding 6-carboxytetrahydropterin synthase: MIRLSRKIEFNASRKLWRPGWSDEKNRAVYGEESPHGYGHNYRLEIEVEGEIDPEKAMVVNLTDLDRILKEEVDRPLDHKNLNLDVAEFRETVPTFENLARWIWERIDRRLVREEWPCRLSRLRLSPAPDLAVEIEA, from the coding sequence GTGATCCGCCTCTCCCGCAAGATCGAGTTCAACGCCTCCCGTAAGCTCTGGCGCCCCGGCTGGAGCGACGAGAAGAATCGCGCCGTGTACGGCGAGGAGTCGCCGCACGGCTACGGGCACAACTACCGGCTCGAGATCGAGGTCGAGGGGGAGATCGATCCGGAGAAGGCGATGGTCGTCAACCTCACGGACCTCGACCGCATCCTCAAGGAAGAGGTCGACCGGCCGCTCGACCACAAGAACCTGAACCTCGACGTGGCGGAATTCCGGGAGACCGTCCCGACCTTCGAAAACCTCGCGCGCTGGATCTGGGAGCGGATCGACCGGCGGCTCGTGCGCGAGGAGTGGCCGTGCCGCCTCTCGCGCCTGAGGCTCTCTCCGGCGCCCGATCTCGCCGTCGAAATCGAAGCGTGA
- a CDS encoding class II fructose-bisphosphate aldolase — MTTLDVPRKKRSGDGLRYGADEIDTLVWTAVFGPEADKTAARREIRREAAARGILPASILPLYEARARGEFSGFTVPAINIRTLTYDAARAVFRTAKKLSAGAFIFEIARSEIGYTDQRPGEYAAVVLAAAVREGWSGPVFLQGDHFQTNAKKMKSDAGKEVKAIEDLILEAIAASFYQIDIDTSTLVDLSQPGLDAQQKPNYENCAHFTRFIREHQPKGVEISIGGEIGEVGKENSTPEELRAYMEGYRRGIGSAKGIAKVSIQTGSAHGGQVAPDGTLKKMSIDFDVIRRISKIAREEYRMAGAVQHGASTLPEADFGLFPEYDTAEIHLATGFQNMVLDHPVLPGLLRETIYRWVTDNAGDERKPGDSPEQFLYKSRKKALGPFKAALWDLPVGTRDAIAGDLEEKFVFLFEQLKAGDTRAIVDRYVHPVAVGEREAAGAFVRDDEAGD, encoded by the coding sequence ATGACCACCCTCGATGTTCCGCGAAAGAAGAGGTCCGGCGACGGACTGCGCTACGGGGCCGATGAGATCGACACGCTCGTCTGGACGGCGGTGTTCGGGCCGGAGGCCGATAAGACGGCCGCTCGCCGGGAGATCCGGCGCGAAGCGGCGGCGCGCGGGATCCTTCCCGCGTCGATCCTGCCGCTCTACGAAGCGCGCGCCCGCGGGGAGTTCTCGGGGTTCACCGTCCCCGCCATCAACATCCGGACGCTCACGTACGACGCGGCGAGGGCGGTCTTCCGGACGGCGAAGAAGCTCTCGGCCGGGGCGTTCATCTTCGAGATCGCGAGGAGCGAGATCGGCTACACGGACCAGCGGCCCGGCGAGTACGCCGCGGTCGTGCTCGCCGCGGCGGTTCGCGAGGGCTGGAGCGGACCGGTTTTCCTCCAGGGGGACCACTTCCAGACCAACGCGAAGAAGATGAAGAGCGACGCGGGCAAGGAAGTGAAGGCGATCGAGGACCTGATCCTCGAAGCCATCGCGGCGTCCTTCTACCAGATCGACATCGACACCTCGACGCTGGTGGACCTTTCTCAGCCCGGCCTGGACGCCCAGCAGAAGCCGAACTACGAGAACTGCGCGCACTTCACGCGGTTCATCCGCGAGCACCAGCCGAAGGGCGTCGAGATCTCGATCGGCGGCGAGATCGGCGAGGTGGGCAAGGAGAACTCGACGCCCGAGGAGTTGCGGGCGTACATGGAGGGCTACCGGCGCGGCATCGGGAGCGCGAAGGGGATCGCGAAGGTCTCGATCCAGACCGGCTCCGCGCACGGCGGGCAGGTCGCGCCGGACGGGACGCTGAAGAAGATGTCGATCGACTTCGACGTCATCCGGCGCATCTCGAAGATCGCGCGGGAGGAGTATCGAATGGCCGGCGCCGTCCAGCACGGCGCCTCGACGCTTCCCGAGGCCGACTTCGGGCTGTTCCCGGAGTACGACACCGCGGAGATCCATCTCGCGACCGGGTTCCAGAACATGGTGCTCGACCACCCGGTGCTTCCCGGCCTCCTTCGCGAGACGATCTACCGCTGGGTCACCGACAACGCGGGCGACGAGCGCAAGCCCGGCGACTCTCCCGAGCAGTTCCTCTACAAGTCGCGCAAGAAGGCGCTCGGCCCGTTCAAGGCGGCGCTCTGGGATCTTCCCGTCGGGACCCGCGACGCGATCGCCGGCGACCTCGAGGAGAAGTTCGTCTTCCTCTTCGAGCAGCTCAAGGCGGGAGACACGCGCGCGATCGTCGACCGGTACGTGCACCCGGTCGCCGTCGGCGAGCGCGAGGCGGCCGGCGCGTTCGTCCGGGACGACGAGGCGGGCGATTGA